GGGCTGCCGTAAGATTCCCAGCCTTCGCATCTTATAGATGAGCGTGGTTCTCGGCATGCCGAGGCGGCTCGCCGCGCCGCCCGAGCCGCCCAGCACCCACTGGGTCTCATGCAAAGCCTGAAGGATATGTTCGCGCTCGGCTTCCTCCAAAGTCACCGGCGCAGACGAAGGATTTCCGCGCAGCCGGCTCAACTCCCGGTTTAGCTCAGTGATGGGCGCACAAAGAACGTGTGCCTGCGAGAGGATCACCGCGCGCTCAACAAAGTTCTGTAGCTCGCGGATGTTCCCCGGCCACTCGTAACGCATAAGTGCTTCCATGGTTTCCGCTGGAATGACGTCGACGCGTTTGTTCATCTGCTTGCCGTAGTGCGTCACAAAGTGTTTGGTCAGAAGCGGAATATCGTCGCGTCGCTCCCGCAGAGCCGGGAGCCGGATAGGAAAGACGTTGAGGCGATAGTAAAGATCGGCGCGGAATTGCCGGTCCTCCACCATCTTGCCGAGATCTTGATTCGTCGCGGCCACCAGACGAACGTCCACCTGAATCGAGCGACTGCTGCCCAACCGTTCGAACTCCTGCTCCTGCAATACCCGCAGCAGCTTGGGCTGCAATTCCGATGGGATATCGCCGACTTCGTCCAGAAACAAAGTTCCTTTGTCCGCCACCTCGAAGCGCCCAACTTTCTTCGCGATCGCCCCGGTAAATGCGCCCTTCTCATGGCCAAATAGTTCGCTCTCCAGCAAGCCGGAGGGGATGGCGGCACAGTTCAGCTTCGCAAACAGATTCTCTCGCCGGGAACTGAGGTTGTGAATTGCTCTGGCTACCAGCTCTTTTCCGGTTCCAGTTTCTCCGAGAATGAGAACCGTTGAACTGGTGGGGGCGACGGTGCTGATGTGGTGCAACACCTCGCGGATGCCTGGAGTTTCTCCGAGAATTTCATCGAAGCCGCGCTCGGCCCGAAGCTCAGTCCGCAAATAATTCGTCGCATCGGCTAGGCGTTCCCTCGACTCATCCACTTCGCGGTATTGCATCGCGTTGTCGAGGGCAATCGCAACCTGATTCGCAACCTGTTGCAGGAACTCGGCATCCGCCACCGAAAAACGATGCGGGTGCCGGTCGAATAAGTGCAGCACGCCGAGCGTCCGGTCCGCGCGAATTAGAGGCACGAAGCAGCCAGACTGCACGCCTTCGTGGAAATTAATTTGCAGAGCAATGTGGTTCAGCCCCAGCGGCGCAGTCTCATAGAGCACCGTCTCTCTCGTGCGA
Above is a window of Candidatus Sulfotelmatobacter sp. DNA encoding:
- a CDS encoding sigma 54-interacting transcriptional regulator, producing the protein MLDIADKDRAEKDRAEKDIGDQKDNTLSGRYLALLEVSAAIAAHRTLEGLFNDVALRLHPIIDFNYLSVLLYDSARDVMRVHILQSDGPDTVHPGMEFSMEESPSAWVWQHQQPLVLDDLDRETRFSRPVMLMREYGVRSFCSIPLTTPRRTLGAFCLGHTAPNAYALDQLDIQKLAASQVAVAVENALNYQEALHLQHEVAHERDRLKLLLDVNNAVVSNLSLSELFKVIPNRLRLAMQCDAACLSLPDPQKQRLEIHGLNFPEGRGFMQEEMQIPMEGTSPGKAFRTRETVLYETAPLGLNHIALQINFHEGVQSGCFVPLIRADRTLGVLHLFDRHPHRFSVADAEFLQQVANQVAIALDNAMQYREVDESRERLADATNYLRTELRAERGFDEILGETPGIREVLHHISTVAPTSSTVLILGETGTGKELVARAIHNLSSRRENLFAKLNCAAIPSGLLESELFGHEKGAFTGAIAKKVGRFEVADKGTLFLDEVGDIPSELQPKLLRVLQEQEFERLGSSRSIQVDVRLVAATNQDLGKMVEDRQFRADLYYRLNVFPIRLPALRERRDDIPLLTKHFVTHYGKQMNKRVDVIPAETMEALMRYEWPGNIRELQNFVERAVILSQAHVLCAPITELNRELSRLRGNPSSAPVTLEEAEREHILQALHETQWVLGGSGGAASRLGMPRTTLIYKMRRLGILRQPD